A single region of the Nicotiana sylvestris chromosome 6, ASM39365v2, whole genome shotgun sequence genome encodes:
- the LOC138870564 gene encoding uncharacterized protein, giving the protein MYVGAETQVRIVGEDSEHFSIIMVLHQGSALSPFLFALMMDALTHHVQGEVPWCMLFADDTFMTDEIRSGINERLEVWRQTLESKGFKLSRTKMEYLECKSMLSRGKRAWT; this is encoded by the coding sequence atgtatgttggagctgagactcagGTTAGGATAGTGGGAGAAGACTCTGAGCATTTTTCGATTATTATGGTgttacaccaaggatctgcgctcagcccattcttGTTTGCTCTGATGATGGACGCACTAACACACCATGTTCAAGGAGAAGttccatggtgtatgttattcgctGATGACACTTTTATGACTGACGAAATACGGAGTGGCAttaacgagaggctggaggtttggagacagacccttgagtctaagggtttcaagttgagtaggacgaagatgGAGTATCTTGAGTGCAAGTCAATGCTGAGCCGAGGAAAGCGTGCATGGACATGA